A portion of the Limanda limanda chromosome 3, fLimLim1.1, whole genome shotgun sequence genome contains these proteins:
- the LOC132998054 gene encoding nuclear receptor-binding protein-like → MMLETESKEAPAAESNQAQVTAGHVSTNTLQVPGEASVSPPVASIHSHSPAPPATEDEDESEDESDILEESPCGHWLKRSEEVNQRNVPGIDAAYLAVDTEEGVEVVWNEVMISERKNFKLLEEKVKAVFDNLIHLEHANIVKFHKYWADTKENRARVIFITEYMSSGSLKQFLKKTKKNHKSMNEKAWKRWCTQILSALSYLHSCDPPIIHGDLTCDTIFIQHNGLIKIGSVSPETINSHVKTFQEEQKNMHFFAPEYGAVEEITTAVDIYSFGMCALEMALLEIQGNGESYNVSQEAVNNAIQLLEDPLQRELIRKCLERDPIARPTARELLFNQALFEVPQLKLLAAHCIVSHQHTIPENALEEITKNLDPNLVIAESKEGVQLKLSQFPALELDKFLEDVRNGIYPMTAFGLPCPQQPQQETVQSPVVVPLVKSPTPEPAELETRRVVQMQCNAEPVEEGARFHLTLLLKLDDKLTRHLSCDMLPNESGQELAEELVQLCFISELDQNKIACLLEESCTQALH, encoded by the exons ATGATGCTGGAGACGGAGAGTAAAGAGGCTCCAGCTGCTGAGAGCAACCAGGCACAGGTCACAGCGGGACACGTGTCCACGAACACGCTGCAGGTACCCGGTGAAGCATCCGTGTCTCCGCCCGTGGCCTCCATACACTCTCACTCTCCTGCCCCCCCAGCgactgaggatgaggatgagagtGAGGACGAGTCAGACATCTTGGAGGAAAGTCCCTGTGGCCACTGGCTGAAACgcagtgaggag GTGAATCAGCGTAATGTACCCGGGATAGATGCTGCGTATttggctgtggacacagaggAGGGTGTGGAGGTAGTTTGGAATGAAGTCATGATCTCGGAGAGGAAGAACTTCAAACTGCTGGAG GAAAAGGTCAAGGCTGTATTTGATAACCTGATCCATTTGGAACATGCAAATATTGTCAAGTTTCACAAGTACTGGGCTGACACAAAGGAGAACCGGGCGAGG GTGATTTTCATTACAGAATATATGTCATCCGGAAGCTTGAAGCAGTTCCTGAAGAAGACTAAGAAGAATCACAAGAGTATGAATGAAAAG GCTTGGAAGAGATGGTGCACTCAGATCCTGTCTGCTCTCAG TTATCTCCACTCATGTGATCCACCCATCATCCATGGCGACCTGACCTGTGATACCATCTTCATTCAGCACAACGGGCTCATCAAGATCGGATCAG TTTCTCCAGAAACTATTAACAGCCATGTGAAGACTTTTCAAGAGGAACAGAAGAACATGCACTTCTTTGCTCCAGAATATGGAG CTGTTGAGGAGATCACTACTGCAGTAGACATTTACTCATTTGGCATGTGTGCATTAGAG ATGGCGCTCCTGGAGATCCAGGGGAATGGAGAGTCCTATAATGTTTCTCAGGAGGCCGTAAACAATGCGATACAGTTACTGGAGGACCCACTGCAGAGG gaGTTAATCCGGAAGTGCCTCGAGCGTGATCCTATTGCAAGACCTACAGCCAGAGAGCTGCTCTTCAACCAGGCTCTGTTTGAAGTACCTCAGCTAAAACTGCTGGCTGCCCATTGTATTGTTAGCCACCAAC ACACGATACCTGAAAATGCTCTAGAGGAGATAACCAAGAACCTGGACCCCAACCTGGTCATTGCTGAGAGTAAAGAGGGTGTTCAGCTCAA gctttcacagtttcctgctttAGAACTTGATAAATTCCTGGAGGATGTCAG GAATGGTATTTATCCAATGACGGCGTTTGGGCTGCCCTGTCCTCAGCAGCCTCAACAGGAGACGGTTCAATCTCCTGTCGTCGTCCCCTTGGTCAAATCCCCAACCCCTGAACCTGCAGAGCTCGAGACACGACGG GTCGTTCAAATGCAGTGTAATGCTGAACCTGTGGAGGAGGGTGCAAGGTTTCAT CTTACATTACTGCTGAAACTGGATGATAAACTGACCAGACATCTAAGCTGTGACATGCTACCCA atgaaTCTGGTCAAGAGCTGGCTGAAGAGTTGGTGCAGCTGTGCTTCATCAGTGAG TTGGACCAAAACAAAATAGCCTGTTTGCTAGAAGAAAGTTGCACTCAAGCTCTTCACTAG
- the LOC132999009 gene encoding keratinocyte-associated protein 3 has translation MCTFDKDKGPRRLMKKGLTLILVGHINFILGAIVHGNVLRHISKPSQHITTEYTVANIISVTSGLLSIASGIIAIVVSRNIHVLKLQIGLLVVSFLNALLSAACCTGLLLAIGITVAHNGQGLMLGCNDTQVPINARSPVSSQCPFDTTRIYETTLSLWVPCAILSAIEVGLSLWCFIVGLALRGLAPCGNSYIKEQLEEEAERSAHSQRLMGHHLNPDA, from the exons ATGTGCACGTTTG ATAAGGACAAAGGGCCAAGGAGGCTGATGAAAAAGGGATTAACTCTCATCCTGGTCGGCCATATTAATTTCATCCTCGGAGCTATTGTCCATGGCAATGTCCTCCGCCACATTTCCAAACCCAGTCAGCATATCACGACTGAATACACTGTCGCCAACATCATCTCTGTCACCTCTGGCCTGCTG AGCATTGCCAGTGGAATTATTGCCATTGTGGTGTCAAGAAACATCCACGTGTTAAAGCTG caAATAGGACTTCTGGTTGTGTCATTCCTGAACGCACTGCTCTCAGCGGCGTGCTGCACAGGTCTCCTCCTTGCTATTGGTATCACTGTTGCCCACAATGGTCAAGGTTTGATGCTGGGATGCAACGATACACAGGTGCCCATCAACGCTCGGTCACCAGTCAGTAGCCAGTGCCCCTTTGATACAACACGAATATAT GAAACCACCCTATCATTGTGGGTTCCGTGTGCTATCTTGTCAGCAATTGAGGTTGGACTGTCTCTCTGGTGCTTCATTGTTGGACTGGCTCTCAGGGGGCTGGCACCCTGTGGCAACAGCTACATCAAAGAgcag ttggaggaagaggctgagcgCTCTGCCCATAGCCAACGTCTGATGGGACATCACCTAAACCCCGATGCCTAA